The following are encoded together in the Nocardioides thalensis genome:
- a CDS encoding NAD(P)H-hydrate dehydratase encodes MQVVSPAALRERPLPPPGEDKNDSGRVVVVGGSTRSPGAVRLAGESALRAGAGKVALATVEEVLAGLAPLVPEAALVPLATGADGSIDVDEAPRIIEHAGDADVLLAGSGLVDPDHAVDLLDRVLPRTGATVVLDALGSAFLARRPDGLHHLDGRVVLTVNPRELAHVAGADRDEVAEDPVGTAARVASSSRVVVLCGGTVKHVVAPDGEAWVVEGGGPGLATSGSGDVQAGIVAGVLARGAAPLVAALWAGHLHARCGERLAASVGPVGYLARELPAQVPAVLAELG; translated from the coding sequence GTGCAGGTGGTCTCCCCTGCCGCGCTGCGGGAGCGCCCCCTGCCCCCACCGGGCGAGGACAAGAACGACAGCGGGCGGGTGGTGGTCGTCGGCGGTTCGACGCGTTCGCCCGGAGCCGTGCGGCTCGCCGGCGAGAGCGCGCTCCGTGCCGGCGCCGGCAAGGTCGCGCTCGCGACCGTCGAGGAGGTGTTGGCCGGGCTGGCGCCCCTGGTGCCCGAGGCGGCCCTGGTCCCGCTCGCGACCGGCGCCGACGGGTCGATCGACGTCGACGAGGCACCAAGGATCATCGAGCACGCCGGGGATGCCGACGTGCTGCTCGCCGGGTCGGGCCTGGTCGACCCCGACCACGCCGTCGATCTCCTCGACCGGGTGCTCCCCCGCACCGGGGCCACCGTGGTGCTGGACGCGCTCGGGAGCGCCTTCCTCGCGCGCCGCCCCGACGGGCTCCACCACCTCGACGGACGCGTGGTGCTCACGGTCAACCCGCGCGAGCTGGCCCACGTGGCGGGCGCGGACCGGGACGAGGTGGCCGAGGACCCGGTCGGCACAGCGGCGCGGGTGGCCAGCAGCAGCCGGGTCGTCGTGCTGTGCGGAGGGACCGTCAAGCACGTCGTAGCACCGGACGGCGAGGCGTGGGTCGTGGAGGGCGGCGGCCCCGGACTCGCGACGTCGGGCTCCGGCGACGTACAGGCCGGCATCGTCGCCGGCGTGCTGGCGCGCGGAGCCGCCCCGCTGGTCGCTGCCCTGTGGGCCGGGCACCTGCACGCCCGGTGCGGGGAGCGCCTCGCGGCGTCGGTCGGCCCGGTGGGCTACCTCGCCCGAGAGCTGCCCGCGCAGGTCCCCGCCGTGCTCGCCGAGCTGGGCTGA
- a CDS encoding MSMEG_6728 family protein, giving the protein MQTFLPYPDFEASARALDQKRLGKQRVETIQVVRALTRPGYGWANHPAVLMWKGFEEALGRYGFTCCAVWTELGHGDSCALTIATDLRAAGVDTVRSQAELAAAGALPPWLGDDELHRSHQSSLLRKDPEHYGPLFVDVADDLPYVWPVRSPAVVAAEIRRAENAVRREQRARERRAAEAERLRRKRSRAAKKAWATRRRNAEPPE; this is encoded by the coding sequence GTGCAGACGTTCCTGCCCTATCCCGACTTCGAGGCGTCGGCACGCGCCCTCGACCAGAAGAGGCTCGGCAAGCAGCGCGTCGAGACGATCCAGGTGGTACGGGCCCTGACCCGTCCCGGCTACGGCTGGGCCAACCACCCCGCGGTCCTGATGTGGAAGGGATTCGAGGAGGCGCTGGGACGCTACGGCTTCACCTGCTGCGCCGTCTGGACCGAGCTGGGACACGGCGACTCCTGCGCGCTCACGATCGCGACCGACCTGCGCGCAGCGGGTGTCGACACGGTGCGCAGCCAGGCCGAGCTGGCGGCGGCCGGGGCGCTGCCACCCTGGCTGGGAGACGACGAGCTCCACCGCAGCCATCAGTCGTCCCTGCTCCGCAAGGACCCGGAGCACTACGGACCACTGTTCGTGGACGTGGCCGATGACCTGCCGTACGTGTGGCCGGTCCGGTCGCCGGCCGTCGTCGCGGCGGAGATCCGGCGGGCGGAGAACGCCGTACGTCGCGAGCAGCGCGCCCGCGAGCGACGGGCGGCCGAGGCCGAACGGCTGCGCCGCAAGCGGAGCCGGGCGGCGAAGAAGGCGTGGGCGACGCGGCGCCGCAACGCCGAGCCACCGGAGTAG
- a CDS encoding SDR family oxidoreductase: MTYPYKAIVTGADSGIGRAAATLLATEGFDVGLTSHQDVGGAQDTARDIEQRGGRAFVEPFDASSSDAGAVVDRLVEQLDGLGVLVNVAGTGHSTPVLDLAFDQWRHVVATDLDGPFLTCQAAARHLVRGGEGGRIINVTSVHEYLPRVGSAAYCAAKAGLGALSQVLALELGEHGITVNNVAPGEIATDMTGMQTEEAYHQERPGNPLGRPGHVNEVASVIGFLASPRAAYVTGSTYTVDGGLSMMAAHGHDQKETGWRHP; this comes from the coding sequence ATGACCTATCCGTACAAGGCGATCGTGACCGGCGCCGACTCCGGCATCGGCCGGGCGGCCGCGACCCTGCTGGCGACCGAGGGGTTCGACGTGGGTCTCACCTCCCACCAGGACGTCGGCGGGGCCCAGGACACCGCCCGCGACATCGAGCAGCGTGGAGGACGGGCGTTCGTGGAGCCGTTCGACGCGTCGTCGTCCGATGCGGGCGCGGTGGTCGACCGGCTGGTCGAGCAGCTCGACGGCCTCGGCGTGCTCGTCAACGTGGCGGGCACGGGCCACAGCACGCCCGTGCTCGACCTCGCCTTCGACCAGTGGCGCCACGTCGTCGCGACCGACCTCGACGGGCCGTTCCTGACGTGCCAGGCCGCCGCGCGTCATCTGGTGCGCGGCGGCGAGGGCGGCCGGATCATCAACGTGACGAGCGTGCACGAGTACCTTCCCCGGGTCGGCTCCGCGGCCTACTGCGCGGCGAAGGCCGGGCTCGGCGCGCTGTCCCAGGTCCTGGCGCTCGAGCTCGGCGAGCACGGCATCACCGTCAACAACGTCGCACCCGGTGAGATCGCGACCGACATGACGGGCATGCAGACCGAGGAGGCCTACCACCAGGAGCGACCGGGCAACCCGCTCGGACGACCGGGCCACGTCAACGAGGTCGCATCGGTGATCGGCTTCCTCGCGTCCCCGCGGGCGGCGTACGTCACGGGCAGCACCTACACCGTTGACGGCGGATTGTCGATGATGGCCGCACACGGGCACGACCAGAAGGAGACCGGCTGGCGTCATCCGTGA